The genomic region CCAGCCACGGCAAGGGTGAGGACGAAGAACCCGAATTCGGCCTCCGAGAGCTTCTCACCGTCGATGTCAGCCTTGAGCAGCTTTGTGACGATGTCGTCGCCGGGTTCAGCCGATTTCAACTGAGCCATCTGCATCGCGTAGGTCAGTACCTGTACCGACGACGCTTGACCATCGGTCTCGGCGTACTCGGGGTCTTCAGCGCCGGTCATCTCGTCGGCCCAACGAAAAAGCTGCGCTCGGTCCTCCACCGGCACCCCGAGCAGCCCGGCGATGGCCTGCAGCGGCAATTCGTGTGCGACCTGCTCGACGAAGTCTCCGTTTCCGTGAGCGGCCGCCGACCGTGCGATGGCCTGTGCGCAGTCACCGAGTTCGTCGCGCAGCCGCCCGACAGCGCGCGGAGTGAAGCCTCGCGAGACGATCTTGCGCAGGCGGGTGTGGTGCGGAGCGTCTACGTTGAGCATCGACGCGCGAGCGGCATCGATGTTCGCCCGATCGACATCGTCGGGGTAGCGCGGCAGTGCCGTGTTCTCCCACGTGGAGAAGACGTCATTGCGAAGCGAAACCTCCCGCACGTCCTTGTGTTTGGTCACTACCCAGAACCCGCCGTCATTGAATCCGCCCTTGCCGACGGGCTGCTCGTTCCACCAGATAGGAGTCGTTCGCCGAAGCTCGGCCAACTCCTCTACCGGGAGCCGCTCGGCGTAGATGTCGGGGTTGGTGAAGTCGAACCCGGCAGGTAATTGTGGTTGCTCCATAGACATGTCCTCGCTGGGAGACGGGTTGATCGAGATAGCGGTTCAACGTCAGCGTCGCGACCGAAGCTGTTGACTTGAGGCGACGAACAGGGTGCCGCCGATCATCGCTTTCGCGGCCTGCAGCGCTGATCGGTAGGCGCGCGGCGGAAGGGTCGCCGCCTGATCGGTCAGCCCACGCGCCAGAGCGTACACGGCGTCGGTCACCCCCACGGGGTCGCTGCCCCGCGGTAATCCACCCTGAACATGGGCATTTTCGATGACGCCGGCGATGATCTCGCGCAGCGGTTCGAGCTCGGCGCCCGACGACCGCAGGGGTCGTGCGAAGGCGACCGCCTCGGCGAGGGTGGCCCGTTCGAACGCGGCGAGGTAGGGATACTCCTGCATGAGCAATCCTGATTCGTCGAGGACCGCCGAGAGCCGGTCGATGACGTCGCCGTCGCGGCGACCGGCCGCCCGCAGGCGTGGCAACGCCACCTCTTCGATCTCGTGGACCGCCGCGGTGAGCAGCTCGGACTTGGTGGCGAAGTAGTTGTACAGCGCCGCGCTACTCACCTCCGCCGAGCGGGCGATCTCTCGGATGGACGCTTTGGAGTAGCCGACCTCGGCGACGCAGCGCATCGTCGCGGTGAGGATGCGCCGACGGGTCTCCTCGCCGTTCGCGCCGACCGGACGGCCCAACTGCGGAGCCGCTCGTGCGGCGTCACTTCGAGTCGGCATCGAACCCTCTCAGCAGTTGTCAATCTTCTCCGTGTCAACCCGCGACACCGGCAAAGATATCTAATCAATCGATCGTTTATATGGCAAGACACGAGTTCGGCCGCATCCCGACGCAACGATGTCCGACCGTGAGCGACCTCAGCGTTTACGGAAAACCGTGCGGTGCCAGTCCTTCTCGGCGGCACCGGTGATGTCGCTCATCACATGCTTGACGGTGAGGTACTCCTCGAGTGAGTAGTCGCTCATGTCCTTGCCGAACCCTGAAGCGCCGAAGCCGCCGTGCGGCATCTCCGAGATGATCGGGATGTGGTCGTTGATCCACACGCAGCCGGCGTGGATCTCGCGTGACGCCCGCTGAGCCCGGTACACGTCGCGGGTCCACGCCGAGGCCGCCAGCCCGTAGGAGGTGTCATTGGCCTGCCGCAGCGCGTCGTCGTCGTCGGTGAACGCCCGCACCGTCAGCACCGGGCCGAAGATCTCGTCGCGGTAGACCTCCGAGCGCTCGTCGACGTCGGCGATCACCGTCGGTGAGTAGAACGACCCCGGCCGCTGCGGCGCCGACCCACCGACGACGATGCGGCCGCCCTGCCCCGGCGCACGCTCGACCATGCCCGCCACCTTCGCCCGGTGCGCCGTCGAGATCAGCGGCCCGAGGTCGGTGTCCGGGTCCTCCGGATCGCCCACCACGATCTTGGCGAACAGTTCGGCCACTCCGGCGACGAAGTCGTCATACAGAGCCTGCGCGACGATCGCACGCGTCGCCGCCGTGCAGTCCTGCCCGGTGTTGATCAACGCGCCCGCGACCGCGCCCTGGATCGCCGCGTCCAGGTCGGCGTCATCGAACACCACGAACGGCGCCTTGCCACCCAATTCCAGCTGCACCCGGTGCCCGTACACCGCCGCGGCGGCCATCACCTTGCGGCCGACCGGCGTCGACCCGGTGAACGTCACCATGTCGACGTCGCGGTGCCCGGCCAACGCCGTACCGACATCGGCGCCGGCACCGGTGACGACGTTGAGCACGCCGTCGGGCAGACCGGCCTCGGTGGCCAACCGCGCCAGCGTCAGCGTGGTCAGCGGGGTGATCTCGGCCGGTTTGATCACGACGCTGCAGCCGGCGGCCAGCGCGGGGATGACCTTCCACACCGCCATCTGCAGGGGATAGTTCCACGGGGTGATGGTCGCGACGACGCCAACGGCTTCGCGCCGGATGCTCGACGTGTGGTCGCCGGAGTACTCGGCGGTGGCCTTGCCCTCCAGGTGGCGCGCGGCGCCGGCGAAGAAGTCGATGTTGTCGACGCTGCCCGGCACGTCGAACTCCGCCGCCAGCCGCACCGGCTTGCCTGTCTGGCTCACCTCTTCGGCGACCAGTTCGTCTGCGGCTTCGCCTGCCAGCGCAGCCAGCCGGAACAGCACCGCCGCCCGCTCGGCCGGCGTCGCGCCCGACCACTGGCCCAGCGCCGAGCGCGCCGCCGCCACCGCGGTGTCCACGTCGGCGGGCGTCGCCAACGCATACGCAGCGACCGACTCGCCGGTCGCGGGGTCGATCACCGGGTGAAGCGAACCGCCGGTGCTGACCGGCGCGCCGCAGATCCAGCTTCCCGCCACGCTGGTGGATACCCCGGTCATGGCCTCAACGCTAACCGACCGAGGCGCGACCGGCTACGTATTCCCGCTGTCACAGCGCCCACAAACGAGCGATTTCATGGCGATAGTTGATTGCCACGACGAATTCCGTGCACAATCATATGCATGCCTAACCCTGGTTTCCCGCACGGCATCGGGCCCGTCTCGTTTCGCGTCAACCAGTCTCGGCCAGGCGCGGTGTTTCAGCTCGACGATCTGTCCAAACAGATCATCGAGAAGTTGCAGCAGGACGGGCGCCGGTCCTACGCCGGTATCGGCAAGGCGGTGGGCCTGTCGGAGGCTGCCGTGCGTCAGCGGGTACAGCGCATGGTCGACGCCGGGGTCATGCAGATCGTTGCCGTCACCGATCCGATGCAGTTGGGCTTCGCCCGGCAGGCGATGATCGGCATCAAATGCACCGGTGACACCACCCTGGTCGCCGAGAAATTGGCCGCCATCGAAGCCGTCGACTACGTGGTGCTCACTGCGGGCTCGTTCGACGCCATCGTCGAGGTCGTCTGCGCGGACGACGACGACCTCCTCGATCTCCTCAACACCCAGATCCGTGCACTGCCGGGAGTGATATCCACCGAAACTCTTGTCTACCTGAAACTTGTTAAGCAGCAATACAACTGGGGTACAAGATGACGACCACTGATATCACTCGAGAAGTTTCCACCGAACTGGAGGCCAAGGCCAGCCGGCACCTGTGGGGCCATTTCGCCCGGCATGGCCGCGGCATCACACCGCCCATCATCACCCGTGGTCAAGGCGTGACCATCTGGGATGACAAGGGCAAGAGCTACATCGACGGCTTATCCGGTCTGTTCGTCGTGCAGGTGGGCCACGGCCGCGCCGAACTCGCCGAGGCCGCTGCCAAGCAGGCCGAACAATTGGCGTTCTTCCCGCTGTGGTCCTATGCCACTCCGACCGCGATCGACCTGGCCGAGCGACTCGCCGGCTACGCGCCGGGCGACCTGAACCGGGTGTTCTTCACCACCGGCGGCGGCGAGGCCGTCGAGTCGGCGTGGAAGCTGGCCAAGAACTACTTCAAGCTGACCGGCAAACCCGGTAAGCACAAGGTGGTTTCGCGGTCGATCGCCTACCACGGCACGCCGCAGGGCGCCCTGGCGATCACCGGCCTGCCGGTGTTCAAGGCGCCGTTCGAACCGCTGACCCCCGGCGGTTTCCGCGTGCCGAACACCAACTTCTACCGCGCCCCAGAGCCGTACGCGCACGACGCCAAGGCGTTCGGCCAGTACTGCGCCGACCGCATCGCCGAGGCCATCGAGTTCGAGGGTCCGGAGACGGTGTGCGCTGTCTTCCTGGAGCCGGTGCAGAACGCCGGAGGCTGCTTCCCGCCCCCGCCAGGCTATTTCGAGCGGGTCCGCGAGATCTGCGACGAGTACGACGTACTGTTGGTTTCCGACGAGGTGATCTGCGCCTACGGCCGGATCGGTTCCATGTTCGCCTGCGACGACTTCGGCTATGTACCCGACATCATCACCTGCGCCAAGGGTTTGACGTCGGGCTACTCGCCTATCGGCGCGATGATCGCCTCCGACCGGCTGTTCGAACCGTTCAACGACGGCAAGACGACGTTCGCGCACGGTTATACGTTCGGCGGACATCCGGTGTCCTCGGCGGTGGCGCTGGCCAATCTCGACATCTTCGAACGCGAGGGCCTCAACGACCACGTCATCCAGAACGCACCGGTCTTCCGCGCCACCCTCGAACGACTGCTGGAGTTGCCCATCGTCGGCGACGTCCGCGGCGAGGGGTACTTCTACGGCATCGAACTGGTCAAGGACAAAGCCACCAAGGAGACCTTCGATGACGAGGAGTCCGAGCGGCTACTCCGGGGTTTTCTCACCCCCGCACTGTTCGAGGCCGGCCTGTACTGCCGCGCCGACGACCGCGGCGACCCCGTCGTGCAACTGGCACCGCCGCTGATCAGCGGGAAAAAGGAATTCGACGCGATCTACGACATCATGCACCGGGTGCTCGGCGAAGCCAGCCGCATGCTGTAGGCCGACGGCGTAGCGTCGAGCAGGTGCCGACGAAGTCACCGCGCACACGAGGAGCGAAATGGCCCCTAGGAAGCCGTCGATCGATCCCGTCCGCTGGCAGCCGCCGCCTGTCGATCCGCTGCCCGATCTGCCGCCGGCCGAACTGACCGTCATCGGGCTGCCCGGCCATGCCCCAGAGGACGTGGTGGTCGACGGCGACGGCGCCATCTGGACCGGCGTCGACGACGGCCGGATCCTGCGGATCACACCCGACGGGACCGCGTCCGTCATCGCCACAACCGAAGGCCGGCCGCTGGGCATGCATGTGGCGCACGACGGGCGCATCCTGGTGTGCACCAGCCCCGGCGGCCTGCTGGCGCTCGACCCGGGCAGCGGCGCGTTGGAGACGCTGGTCGGCGAGGTCGACGACCGGCGGCTGATGTTCTGTTCGAACGTCACCCAATCACCGGAAGGCACAATCTATTTCACCGAGTCGACGAGTGCGTTCAGCTACGCCCACTTCAAGGCCGCCGTGCTCGAGGCGCGGCCGCGCGGCAGCCTGTTCCGGCGCGACGCCGACGGCACCGTGCTCACCGTCGCGGCGGGTCTCTACTTCGCCAACGGCGTGACGCCGACCGCGGACGGGTCGGCGCTGGTGTTCGCCGAGACGATGGGACGGCGGCTGTCGAAGTTCTGGTTGACCGGCGAACGCGCGGGCACGGTGACGCCGCTGCGCGTCAACCTGCCCGGGCATCCCGACAACCTCTCCACCGGCGCCGACGGCCGCATCTGGTGTGCGATGGTCTCCCCCGTCAACGCCGCCGCCGAGCGACTCGCGACCAGTGCCCCCCTGCTGCGCAAGCTGGTGTGGAAGCTGCCCGACCGCCTGCAGCCCCAGATCAAGCCGGAGGTGTGGGCCGTCGCGTTCGACCCCGACAGCGGTGAGGTGGTCAACGGACTGCACACCGAGCATCCGGCGTTCGGCATGGTGACGGGACTGGTCGAGGCCGACGGCCGGCTGTGGATGGGCTGCATCGGCTCGCCTGCCGTCGCGCACTGCCCGGTACCCTGACGCCGGAACCTTTGTCACTCCAGTCACATCAGTCACAGCGCGCCTCCGCGTAAACGGCCGCCGGACGGCTTAGTCTGCGCTCACCATGGCGAACCTCCGGATATCGTCCCGGCGCGCTGCCGCACTGGCAGCGGCGCTGCTCTTGCTCACCGTTCCGGCCGTGGCAAGCGCCCAGCCGCCCGCAGCACCGGAGGGCAGCACCTGCCCGTACCGTGAGGTGACGCCACCCGCGGTCGACGCCTCGGAGGTGCCCAAACCAGGCCAGGCGCCGCCTGCGCCGCTGCCGGTCCCGGCGACGCCGCTGGGCGGTGACGCGCTGAGCGGGTGCGGTGTCATCACGGCTCCGGGCACGCCGCCGCTGCCCACCGACGTCTCGGCCGAGGCCTGGATCGTGGCCGACCTCGAAACCGGCGACGTCATCGCGGCCAAGGACCCACACGGCAGGCACCGCCCCGCCAGCATCGTCAAGGTGCTCACCGCGATGCAGGCCATCAAGGAATTGCCGATCCACAAGGTGGTGCCCGGCACCGCCGAGGACGCCGCCCAGGAAGGCACGAGCGTCGGCGTCGGCGAGAACGGCCACTACTCCATCAATGACCTGTTGCACGGATTGCTGATGTACTCCGGCAACGACGCCGCGCACGCCCTGGCGATGCAGATGGGCGGCGTGGACACCGCGCTGGCCAAGATCAACGACCTCGCCAAGAAGCTGGGCGGGCACGACACCCGGGTCGCGACACCGTCGGGTCTCGACGGCCCCGGCATGAGCACGTCGGCCTACGACATGGCGCTGTTCTACCGCTACGCCTGGCAGAACCCGATCTTCACCGACATCGTCGGCACCAAACACTTCGACTTCCCCGGTCGCGGCGACGTCGGCTACCCGATAGAGAACGACAACAAGCTGCTGCTGAACTACCCCGGCGCGTTGGGCGGCAAGACCGGCTACACCGACGACGCCGGCCAGACCTTCGTCGGCGCGGCCGAACGCAACGGCCGCCGACTGGTCGCCGTGCTGCTCAAGGGCACCCGCCAGCCGATCGCCCCGTGGGAACAGGCCGCCCATCTGCTCGACTACGGTTTCGCGACTGCGCCCGGCACCAAGATCGGCACGCTGATCGAGCCCGATCCGTCGTTGACCGGTAGGCCGGCGACCGACTCCGCCGACACGGCCGCGACCGCCGCACCCTTGCTGGGCGATGTCGACGCGATGCCGGTGCGGGTCGGGGTCGCGGTCGTCGGCACCGTGATCGTGTTCATGCTCATCATGGGCGCGCGGTCACTGAACCGGCGACCGGCGCCCTAAAGCGGGCTCCGTTCGGGTCTGTCCACTACCCCCGGTGCTCCGTTAGTCGCCTTGCAGTCGAGGTCAATTCATGGACATAACGCTCGCGTTCCTTGCGCGGCACCGCTGCACGGAATGGACCGATCTGTAATTCCCACTGGGCGCGACGCCCTGAATCGAAGACCGGCGTGGTCAGCACGCTGACAGGCAGATCGTCGTTGACCGCGAGCTCTTCCGGCGTGTACGGCATGCCGTTGAGGTTGCTGAGCAGCTGCGCCACTCGGTCGCGGAGACCGGTGCCGGCCGGGCTGTCGGACAGAAAGCTGACCACGTCGGCGATGACGTCGACGGTATCGATGCTCGCCGCGCCGACACCCCATATCCCCACGCCGGTGTCGCGAATCGTGTTCAGCAGATGCGCCAGCCGTGCGTGGTCCTCCCGGGCCCCTCGGGCGAGCCAGGCTTTCTGCATCGCCGTGTCGGCATATGCGACCGTCGCCGCTCCGGCGGGCGGAGCCAGTGGTACCCGTGTCCCGGAAGCGATGCCCGCGGGAATCCGGCCGGAGCCGATCGCAACGGCGACGACGATCATCTGGTCGCGGTGAACGGTGCTCAGCCCGACCGCGCAGCCGACCCTCTCGGCGAGGCGGTCCAGCTCGGCGTCCACTTCGGCGGGGTGCGGCAGCGCCGGGCGCACCCGCTCGCTGATCGCGATCAACGCGGGCCCCAGCCGGTACGTCAGGTCAGGCTGCCGAATCACCCAGCCCTTGTGGTCGAGTTCGGAGAGGATCGCTCCCGCTGTCGACCGGCTCAGGTCAAGCCCGTCGGCGATCTCGGCGGCCGAATGCGGCCGATCGCGGACGGTGAGGAACTCGATTACGGCGACCACACGCTGTGTCGGAGGTGAAGTCGAGGCCGCGACAACCTTGACACCGGTCACGATGGCTCCTAACGTCATCGGACAACAGATATTCGTACAGTATGGTACGAATAGTCGGAAAGCGAATCGATGTGAGTGCCGTTGCCGCCACCCTGCCGCCGGCCGACATGGACGGCGTCGATTTCGCACTGGACGATCAACCCGACTTACACGCGGTCATGGCTGCGCTGCGCCGCAACCGCGACTACGCGATCGTCCGGTTCGCAGGAACGCGGGCCGTCCTGTTGCTCACCCAGGAACTTGTCGCGGCCGGTTTCAGGGACGAGGAGAGGTTTCCTTCGTCGGCTGCCTATTCGCTCACCACCGCACCAGTCTGGGGTCGGACAATCCAATGCATGACCGGTCGTGAGCACCGCGTCAATCGGGCCATCGTGTCAACGCCGTTGCGACGCAGCCATGTTGGGCGATACATAGCACCGATTATCGAACCGGTCGTCAATGACTTGATCGACCGGTTCGCGAATCGTGGCGTTGCCGACCTGGTTCCGGAGTTCACACAGCGCTTCTCCCTGCTGATCAACAACCGAATGCTCGGCATTCCGATCGAAGACGAAAAGACCGTATACCGGTGGGCACAGGGACTGCTGCACTACGCCATCGAACCCGACGAGGCCAAGCGGTGCGCGAACGAGCTCACCGAGTATGTACTCCCGATCGTCGCGGCGCGACGCCGAAATCCAGGTGACGACATGATCTCGCGCTTGGCCACCGAGACGACCGACGACGGTGACCGGCTCGACGATGAACAGATCTTGTCCTTCATCCGCTTGTTGTACCCGGTGGGTGCGGACACCACCATGCTTGCAATGGGCAATGTTCTCGCCGCCCTACTGACCCATCCAGCAGAGTTGGAACTGGTGCGTTCTGATCCCGACGAGCACATCCACCATGCGATCTGGGAAGCGCTGCGGTGGGAGGCGCCAGTGGGCACGCTGCCGCGAGTATGCCCCAAAGCCACCAGGTGGCAAGGCATTGATATCCCCGCGATGACGCCGATCGTGTTCGCCATCAACGCCGCGAACCGCGACCCGTCGGTGTACCCGGACCCGGACACCTTCGACGTCACTCGGCGCGCGACGCCGTTGGTCGCCTTCGGTCAGGGTCCTCACAGCTGCATCGGCAACTGGCTGGCCTTCGCCGAACTCACGACCGCGATGCGGCTGCTGCTGGAGCGGCTGCCCAATCTGCGCCTTGCCGAAGGCGCCGAAGTCAGGGTGACCAGCCAGGTTGTCCCGACACTGCGTGGCCCGAACACACTGCCCGTCACCTTCGATCGGTGCTCACCAACCAGCGCGCAAACCATCCACTGCGCCACCATCGCCGCCGCGACGTCGCGCCGGCCGGACACCACCTGAACAGCCCAACCAACAACCACAAGGCCCCAATCGGCGACCGGCGCCCTAACGCCGCCGGAGACGCGAAAGCCCCAACGCGCCGATCGCTCCCGCAGCGGCTGCGGCCAGCGCTCCGGCCACCCCGACCCCCTCGCGGACCTGCACCCGCGGCGTGATCTGTGCACCGGCGGGCGGGGGCACCGGAGCGGCGGCCATGGTCTCCGCCGACGTCGCCGCCCACGCGGTGGCGAACAGTATGAGCCGCGCGGTGATGTAGGCGAACACCATCAGGCCCAGCACCGGACCGAACGTCGCCCCGGCGGGTCCGGTGACCACCGAGCGCAGGTAGATGGACGCCACCTGCTTGAACACCTCGAAGGCAACCGCCGCGAGGACACCGGCCCGGATGGCGGAGCGGAAAGTGATCGATTCCCGCGGTAGTCGGGCGATGATCCAGGTGAACAGCAGCCAGGTGACGAGCAGCGACATCACGATCGAAACCACTCGCAGGATCACACTGATGCCCGGAACATCCTGCAGCCCAACCCACTCCACGACCTTGCGGGCCAGCCCGGAACTGCTCAGCGCGGTGAGCGCGACCGTGACCACGATCGCGAGGAAGAAGCCGACGATCGCCAACAGATCAGAGAGCTTGGTGCGAACGAATCCCTTCGGCTCCTGCCGCGCCTGACCCCACATCTGGCTCAGCGCCTCGCGCAGATTCGCCATCCACCCGAGGCCGGCCCACGCGGCGGCGGCCAGGCCGATGATGCCGACCGAGGTGCGCGACTCGATCGCCGAGTCCATCAGCTCGACCAATTGGGTGCCGACGTCGCCGGAGACCGCGGCTTCAATGCGCTCCTTGATCTCGGCCAGCAACTCGGGCTGACTGGCCAGGATGAACCCTGCGACCGCGAAACCCATCATCAGCAGGGGGAACAGCGCGAAGATCGTGAAGTAGGTGATGCCCGCGGCGTAGAAGTCGCCCTTGCTTTCTTTGTAGCGCCCCTGGGCGCGCATGACGTGGTCGAACCACGCGTACCGCGCGCGAAGGCGCTCGAGCAAGCCCGGCTTGTCGTCGTCCGGTTCGGCCGGCCCCGGCCTCATTTCCGGCTCCGCCGGAGTGTCATCCCAGCCTCCCGGGTGGGTCAGTCGCGCGACGGAAGAAAACCCAGCCGGTCATATACCCGCTTCACCG from Mycobacterium sp. IDR2000157661 harbors:
- a CDS encoding cytochrome P450, which translates into the protein MSAVAATLPPADMDGVDFALDDQPDLHAVMAALRRNRDYAIVRFAGTRAVLLLTQELVAAGFRDEERFPSSAAYSLTTAPVWGRTIQCMTGREHRVNRAIVSTPLRRSHVGRYIAPIIEPVVNDLIDRFANRGVADLVPEFTQRFSLLINNRMLGIPIEDEKTVYRWAQGLLHYAIEPDEAKRCANELTEYVLPIVAARRRNPGDDMISRLATETTDDGDRLDDEQILSFIRLLYPVGADTTMLAMGNVLAALLTHPAELELVRSDPDEHIHHAIWEALRWEAPVGTLPRVCPKATRWQGIDIPAMTPIVFAINAANRDPSVYPDPDTFDVTRRATPLVAFGQGPHSCIGNWLAFAELTTAMRLLLERLPNLRLAEGAEVRVTSQVVPTLRGPNTLPVTFDRCSPTSAQTIHCATIAAATSRRPDTT
- a CDS encoding Lrp/AsnC family transcriptional regulator, which produces MPNPGFPHGIGPVSFRVNQSRPGAVFQLDDLSKQIIEKLQQDGRRSYAGIGKAVGLSEAAVRQRVQRMVDAGVMQIVAVTDPMQLGFARQAMIGIKCTGDTTLVAEKLAAIEAVDYVVLTAGSFDAIVEVVCADDDDLLDLLNTQIRALPGVISTETLVYLKLVKQQYNWGTR
- a CDS encoding SMP-30/gluconolactonase/LRE family protein, whose translation is MAPRKPSIDPVRWQPPPVDPLPDLPPAELTVIGLPGHAPEDVVVDGDGAIWTGVDDGRILRITPDGTASVIATTEGRPLGMHVAHDGRILVCTSPGGLLALDPGSGALETLVGEVDDRRLMFCSNVTQSPEGTIYFTESTSAFSYAHFKAAVLEARPRGSLFRRDADGTVLTVAAGLYFANGVTPTADGSALVFAETMGRRLSKFWLTGERAGTVTPLRVNLPGHPDNLSTGADGRIWCAMVSPVNAAAERLATSAPLLRKLVWKLPDRLQPQIKPEVWAVAFDPDSGEVVNGLHTEHPAFGMVTGLVEADGRLWMGCIGSPAVAHCPVP
- a CDS encoding cytochrome P450, with protein sequence MEQPQLPAGFDFTNPDIYAERLPVEELAELRRTTPIWWNEQPVGKGGFNDGGFWVVTKHKDVREVSLRNDVFSTWENTALPRYPDDVDRANIDAARASMLNVDAPHHTRLRKIVSRGFTPRAVGRLRDELGDCAQAIARSAAAHGNGDFVEQVAHELPLQAIAGLLGVPVEDRAQLFRWADEMTGAEDPEYAETDGQASSVQVLTYAMQMAQLKSAEPGDDIVTKLLKADIDGEKLSEAEFGFFVLTLAVAGNETTRHSITHGMMAFTENPDQWELYKQLRPRTAADEIVRWATPITAFQRTALQDTEVSGTPIKKGQRVVLFYRSANFDEDVFHDPHTFDIVRSPNPQLGFGGTGAHYCIGANLARMTIDLMFNAIADHLPDLTPISAPERLRSGWLNGIKHWHVDYRGTSSDAAVTG
- the yhjD gene encoding inner membrane protein YhjD — its product is MRPGPAEPDDDKPGLLERLRARYAWFDHVMRAQGRYKESKGDFYAAGITYFTIFALFPLLMMGFAVAGFILASQPELLAEIKERIEAAVSGDVGTQLVELMDSAIESRTSVGIIGLAAAAWAGLGWMANLREALSQMWGQARQEPKGFVRTKLSDLLAIVGFFLAIVVTVALTALSSSGLARKVVEWVGLQDVPGISVILRVVSIVMSLLVTWLLFTWIIARLPRESITFRSAIRAGVLAAVAFEVFKQVASIYLRSVVTGPAGATFGPVLGLMVFAYITARLILFATAWAATSAETMAAAPVPPPAGAQITPRVQVREGVGVAGALAAAAAGAIGALGLSRLRRR
- a CDS encoding D-alanyl-D-alanine carboxypeptidase family protein; translated protein: MANLRISSRRAAALAAALLLLTVPAVASAQPPAAPEGSTCPYREVTPPAVDASEVPKPGQAPPAPLPVPATPLGGDALSGCGVITAPGTPPLPTDVSAEAWIVADLETGDVIAAKDPHGRHRPASIVKVLTAMQAIKELPIHKVVPGTAEDAAQEGTSVGVGENGHYSINDLLHGLLMYSGNDAAHALAMQMGGVDTALAKINDLAKKLGGHDTRVATPSGLDGPGMSTSAYDMALFYRYAWQNPIFTDIVGTKHFDFPGRGDVGYPIENDNKLLLNYPGALGGKTGYTDDAGQTFVGAAERNGRRLVAVLLKGTRQPIAPWEQAAHLLDYGFATAPGTKIGTLIEPDPSLTGRPATDSADTAATAAPLLGDVDAMPVRVGVAVVGTVIVFMLIMGARSLNRRPAP
- a CDS encoding gamma-aminobutyraldehyde dehydrogenase yields the protein MTGVSTSVAGSWICGAPVSTGGSLHPVIDPATGESVAAYALATPADVDTAVAAARSALGQWSGATPAERAAVLFRLAALAGEAADELVAEEVSQTGKPVRLAAEFDVPGSVDNIDFFAGAARHLEGKATAEYSGDHTSSIRREAVGVVATITPWNYPLQMAVWKVIPALAAGCSVVIKPAEITPLTTLTLARLATEAGLPDGVLNVVTGAGADVGTALAGHRDVDMVTFTGSTPVGRKVMAAAAVYGHRVQLELGGKAPFVVFDDADLDAAIQGAVAGALINTGQDCTAATRAIVAQALYDDFVAGVAELFAKIVVGDPEDPDTDLGPLISTAHRAKVAGMVERAPGQGGRIVVGGSAPQRPGSFYSPTVIADVDERSEVYRDEIFGPVLTVRAFTDDDDALRQANDTSYGLAASAWTRDVYRAQRASREIHAGCVWINDHIPIISEMPHGGFGASGFGKDMSDYSLEEYLTVKHVMSDITGAAEKDWHRTVFRKR
- a CDS encoding IclR family transcriptional regulator; protein product: MTGVKVVAASTSPPTQRVVAVIEFLTVRDRPHSAAEIADGLDLSRSTAGAILSELDHKGWVIRQPDLTYRLGPALIAISERVRPALPHPAEVDAELDRLAERVGCAVGLSTVHRDQMIVVAVAIGSGRIPAGIASGTRVPLAPPAGAATVAYADTAMQKAWLARGAREDHARLAHLLNTIRDTGVGIWGVGAASIDTVDVIADVVSFLSDSPAGTGLRDRVAQLLSNLNGMPYTPEELAVNDDLPVSVLTTPVFDSGRRAQWELQIGPFRAAVPRKERERYVHELTSTARRLTEHRG
- a CDS encoding TetR/AcrR family transcriptional regulator translates to MPTRSDAARAAPQLGRPVGANGEETRRRILTATMRCVAEVGYSKASIREIARSAEVSSAALYNYFATKSELLTAAVHEIEEVALPRLRAAGRRDGDVIDRLSAVLDESGLLMQEYPYLAAFERATLAEAVAFARPLRSSGAELEPLREIIAGVIENAHVQGGLPRGSDPVGVTDAVYALARGLTDQAATLPPRAYRSALQAAKAMIGGTLFVASSQQLRSRR
- a CDS encoding aspartate aminotransferase family protein, coding for MTTTDITREVSTELEAKASRHLWGHFARHGRGITPPIITRGQGVTIWDDKGKSYIDGLSGLFVVQVGHGRAELAEAAAKQAEQLAFFPLWSYATPTAIDLAERLAGYAPGDLNRVFFTTGGGEAVESAWKLAKNYFKLTGKPGKHKVVSRSIAYHGTPQGALAITGLPVFKAPFEPLTPGGFRVPNTNFYRAPEPYAHDAKAFGQYCADRIAEAIEFEGPETVCAVFLEPVQNAGGCFPPPPGYFERVREICDEYDVLLVSDEVICAYGRIGSMFACDDFGYVPDIITCAKGLTSGYSPIGAMIASDRLFEPFNDGKTTFAHGYTFGGHPVSSAVALANLDIFEREGLNDHVIQNAPVFRATLERLLELPIVGDVRGEGYFYGIELVKDKATKETFDDEESERLLRGFLTPALFEAGLYCRADDRGDPVVQLAPPLISGKKEFDAIYDIMHRVLGEASRML